From bacterium, one genomic window encodes:
- a CDS encoding GIY-YIG nuclease family protein, translating to MREDLPEKVARALERVPKDPGCYRMWSAEGRVIYVGKARSLRQRVRSYFQPGAQHPPRIAQLVAEARDLDFIVARSELEALILENNLIKEHQPRYNVMLRDDKSYPYLKLTMRDEFPRVALTRRVRSDGGLYFGPFLPASHAWRTLRMIPRFFQVANCHLRFDGKQRPCLYYHLDQCLAPCAGKADPAVYAERVREARLFLEGRDAELQAS from the coding sequence ATGCGCGAGGATCTGCCGGAGAAGGTCGCGAGGGCGCTGGAGCGCGTCCCCAAGGATCCCGGCTGCTACCGGATGTGGTCGGCCGAGGGGCGGGTCATCTACGTCGGCAAGGCGCGCTCGCTGCGCCAGCGGGTGCGCTCCTACTTCCAGCCCGGCGCGCAGCACCCGCCGCGGATCGCGCAGTTGGTCGCGGAGGCGCGCGACCTCGACTTCATCGTCGCGCGGAGCGAGCTCGAGGCGCTGATCCTCGAGAACAACCTGATCAAGGAGCACCAGCCGCGCTACAACGTGATGCTGCGGGACGACAAGTCGTACCCGTACCTGAAGCTCACGATGCGCGACGAGTTCCCGCGGGTCGCGCTGACGCGGCGCGTCCGTTCCGACGGCGGCCTCTACTTCGGCCCGTTCCTGCCGGCGAGCCACGCCTGGCGCACGCTGCGGATGATCCCGCGCTTCTTCCAGGTCGCGAACTGCCACCTCCGTTTCGACGGCAAGCAGCGCCCCTGCCTCTACTACCACCTCGACCAGTGCCTCGCGCCGTGCGCGGGGAAGGCCGACCCCGCGGTCTACGCCGAGCGGGTGCGCGAGGCGCGGCTGTTCCTCGAGGGGCGCGACGCGGAGCTGCAGGCGTCG
- a CDS encoding UvrB/UvrC motif-containing protein: ALRVEFFGEEIERIRRIDPLRATTIEELERQPVYPNSHYVTPKEQLDRATAGIRAELDERLRQLHGEGKLLEAQRLAQRTNFDLEMIQEVGYCHGIENYSRHLTGRRPGEPPPTLFDYLPKDALLIVDESHQTIPQVRAMHRGDRARKETLVEWGFRLPSALDNRPLTFDEFEAMRPRTIFVSATPAPYELELTGGEVAEQVVRPTGLLDPKIVIRPVEGQVDDLLREARARAERGERTLVTTLTKRMAEELTDYFREVGVRVEYLHSDVLTLERVRIIRDLRKGEFDVLVGVNLLREGLDLPEVSLVAVLDADKEGYLRSETALIQTMGRAARHVDGTAILYADKTTAALDAAVGETRRRRARQEAYNAERGITPQSIVKGIDDVLGSVFERDYLGVPKLAEEEEDLSLGEIAHRVRGLEKEMFACAAALDFERAAELRDEIKRLREREAAAAGGD, from the coding sequence CCGGGCGACGGCGGGGATCCGCGCCGAGCTCGACGAACGGCTCCGGCAGCTGCACGGCGAAGGGAAGCTGCTCGAGGCGCAGCGCCTCGCCCAGCGGACGAACTTCGACCTCGAGATGATCCAGGAGGTCGGCTACTGCCACGGGATCGAGAATTACTCCCGGCACCTCACCGGACGCCGCCCCGGCGAGCCGCCGCCGACCCTCTTCGACTACCTGCCGAAGGACGCGCTGCTGATCGTGGACGAATCGCACCAGACGATCCCGCAGGTCCGCGCGATGCACCGCGGCGACCGCGCGCGGAAGGAGACGCTCGTCGAGTGGGGGTTCCGCCTGCCGTCGGCGCTGGACAACCGCCCGCTGACCTTCGACGAGTTCGAGGCGATGCGCCCGCGGACGATCTTCGTCTCCGCGACGCCGGCGCCGTACGAGCTGGAGCTGACCGGCGGCGAGGTCGCCGAGCAGGTCGTGCGCCCGACGGGGCTGCTCGATCCGAAGATCGTGATCCGCCCGGTCGAGGGGCAGGTGGACGACCTGCTGCGCGAGGCGCGGGCGCGGGCGGAGCGCGGCGAGCGGACGCTCGTCACGACGCTGACGAAGCGGATGGCCGAGGAGCTGACGGACTACTTCCGCGAGGTCGGCGTGCGGGTCGAGTACCTCCACTCCGACGTCCTCACGCTGGAGCGGGTGCGGATCATCCGCGACCTGCGGAAGGGGGAGTTCGACGTCCTCGTCGGCGTGAACCTGCTGCGCGAGGGGCTCGACCTGCCCGAGGTCTCGCTCGTCGCGGTGCTCGACGCGGACAAGGAAGGGTACCTGCGCAGCGAGACGGCGCTGATCCAGACGATGGGGCGCGCCGCGCGGCACGTGGACGGGACGGCGATCCTCTACGCCGACAAGACGACCGCCGCCCTGGACGCGGCGGTCGGCGAGACGCGGCGCCGCCGCGCGCGGCAGGAGGCGTACAACGCCGAGCGCGGCATCACGCCGCAGTCGATCGTGAAGGGGATCGACGACGTCCTCGGCTCGGTCTTCGAGCGCGACTACCTCGGCGTGCCGAAGCTGGCCGAGGAGGAAGAGGATCTCTCGCTCGGCGAGATCGCCCATCGGGTGCGCGGGCTGGAGAAGGAGATGTTCGCCTGCGCCGCGGCGCTCGACTTCGAGCGGGCGGCGGAGCTGCGGGACGAGATCAAGCGGCTGCGCGAGCGCGAGGCCGCCGCCGCGGGCGGCGACTGA